The genomic DNA AATTTGAAGGACTTCGGACTTCGCGATGTCCAAACGTTGTTCCAATTCCTTCTCAGATTCTGTTTGTCTGCGGCGGAGGCGTTTCTCTAAGATAGCGAAAGAGGACGGTATGATAAAGATGAGGACATTTCTTGCAGGAGCAAGGTCTTGCGCTTGCGATCGAATTTGCAGGGAACCTTTTACCTCAATCTCTAAAACAGCGTCTTTCCCGGCTTCGCGTGCTGCGACGATTTCAGACTTGAGCGTGCCGTAGAGATTGTCTCCGTATTCCGCCCACTCTAAGAAGCTCCCCTGTTGGATGTGTTCTTCAAATTCTGCTTTCGATAGGAAATGATAATCGACACCATCTACTTCGCCACGACGTGGGTTGCGTGTTGTTGCGGAAACGGATAGTTTTAATGTTGGGTCGGCTTCACAAAGGGCATCGATGACGGTGCTTTTCCCTGATCCAGACGGTCCGGAGATGACGATAACGAGGTTCGGTTTATAAAGGTGTGTATTCGCCATTTTCCCCGCCCAGACATAATCGTTAAAAAATTAGTCTGCAGCTTCCGCAAGTTCCACAAGCACGGGTGATTCGATACGGATAGCGTCCTTGATACAGACCTCTTCGCACAACTTGCAGCCGACACAATCCTTCGGTTTAACCAATTCACAGATACCGAAGAAGCTTTCAGCATGTTCCCCTGTCTCCGGGTCCTTGAGTTCAAGGCAATCCCATGGACAGATATGGACGCAGAAATCGCACCCCGAACAGAGCTCTTCGTAGATTACAGCGATGGGACGGTGCGTCGGACGACGGATGAATTTACACACTTCGCCGAACTGGTCTCGGATTGCTTCAACAGGGCAGACCATCCCACACGCGCTGCAGTCAATACAAATGTTTGGATCGATGATGTGCAACATGTTCCTATCCCCCGTGATTGCGTCAACGGGACAATTGGTTAAACATGCCATGCATCCGATACACTCCTCAGTGATATAGTACGCCATAAATTCTTTTCCTATCTTTCAGTTCAGGCAGAATCTTTCTAATACACTTGATGTAATATATTTTACCACAATCTTTTTATATTGTCAAGGGGTGTGTAAAGTTTTTGACGCACTATCATGAGAAGGACTGCTCTGTAGCATAAACTTTTAGTTTGTGCGCGATATTTCCCAATCCTGCCCTACCACTGAAAACTATCCCGTTGACATTCCAAAAGGACTCAACTATAATGAAAACAATGTACCTCATGAAAGGTCGCTTTCAAGTCAATATATTACGGACAAAAAACAAGGGACTCTAATGAACTTAGGATTAAAAGACAAAGTCGTCGTTGTAACAGGGGCAAGTCGTGGGATCGGACAGGCAATTGCACACGGGTTCGCCGATGAGGGCGCACGTCTGAGCATCTGTGGCAGGACTGAAGATACACTCCAAAGCGTAACAGCCGAACTCACCGCAAAAGGCGCGCACGTCTTTGCTAAACGCACGGATGTCACAGATACAGGTCAAGTTGAGGCGTTTATATCGGAAACGGTGGAGACTTACGGCAGGATTGATGTCGTTGTGAACAACGTCGGTGGGAGTCGATGGACCCCGTTGGAAGATATTTCGGATACCGAATGGCACGAGATCCTCGATCTGAATCTGGTTTCTGCGGCACGCGTGAACCGACGCGTCATCCCTGAAATGAAAAAACAAGGCGGTGGCGCAATTCTGATGATTACCTCCATCTACGGCAGAGAAGGCGGTGGACACATTACGTATAATGCCGCGAAAGCCGCCGAAATTAGCATGACAAAATCGTTGGCGAAAGAGCTCGCACCCGACAATATCCGCGTGAATAGCGTTGCCCCAGGTTCCATACTCTTTCCCGGTGGCGGTTGGGCGCGCCGGATCGCAGCCGATCCAGAAGCGATGGAGGTTTTTGTGAAAAGCGATATGCCCCTCGGTAGATTTGGAAAACCGGAAGAGGTTGCGAATGTCGTCGTTTTCCTCTCATCGGAACGGGCGAGTCTTGTAACGGGTGCCTGTGTGAACGTGGATGGGTGCCAATCGCACTCGAATATTTAACCAAAGTTTTGAACGCGCTGCGGGACATTATCAGTAAACATTGAATTTCTGAAACAGAAAAAGTAACAGATATTTGAGCAGCTCTGCTGAAAGGAGTGTTGTCATGAACTCAACTACTGCTGGATGGATTCTTTTTCTTTTTGCTTTTCCCGCTTGGGCAGGGACATTTGTGGAAACTTTTGACGATGAAAACTTGGAGGACTGGCGAGAACTTAACGCGTTTGATGTTAAAATCGCGCCCGGTTCCTGGGAAACCCTTG from Candidatus Poribacteria bacterium includes the following:
- the gmk gene encoding guanylate kinase, encoding MANTHLYKPNLVIVISGPSGSGKSTVIDALCEADPTLKLSVSATTRNPRRGEVDGVDYHFLSKAEFEEHIQQGSFLEWAEYGDNLYGTLKSEIVAAREAGKDAVLEIEVKGSLQIRSQAQDLAPARNVLIFIIPSSFAILEKRLRRRQTESEKELEQRLDIAKSEVLQIQHYDYWVSNPQGKIQRAVAQIQAIITAERSRIDDELIEIINPLFGVNSVD
- a CDS encoding 4Fe-4S binding protein, whose amino-acid sequence is MAYYITEECIGCMACLTNCPVDAITGDRNMLHIIDPNICIDCSACGMVCPVEAIRDQFGEVCKFIRRPTHRPIAVIYEELCSGCDFCVHICPWDCLELKDPETGEHAESFFGICELVKPKDCVGCKLCEEVCIKDAIRIESPVLVELAEAAD
- a CDS encoding SDR family NAD(P)-dependent oxidoreductase; this translates as MNLGLKDKVVVVTGASRGIGQAIAHGFADEGARLSICGRTEDTLQSVTAELTAKGAHVFAKRTDVTDTGQVEAFISETVETYGRIDVVVNNVGGSRWTPLEDISDTEWHEILDLNLVSAARVNRRVIPEMKKQGGGAILMITSIYGREGGGHITYNAAKAAEISMTKSLAKELAPDNIRVNSVAPGSILFPGGGWARRIAADPEAMEVFVKSDMPLGRFGKPEEVANVVVFLSSERASLVTGACVNVDGCQSHSNI